The Paenibacillus yonginensis genome segment CGCGTTGATCAATAAAACATCTGCGCAGCTTGTCTACCGGGCGGGCAGGCTGGAGGATACACAGCGGCTGGCAGCCAGGCTGGCCGGGCTTGCGGCACCGGGGACGGTGATCGTGCTGGACGGCGATCTAGGAGCCGGGAAGACGGCTTTCTCCCAGGCTTTTGCCAAAGCGCTGGCCGTCAAGGAGCAGGTGAACAGTCCTACTTTTACCATTATCAAGGAATACGCAGGCAGGCTGCCTTTTTATCATATGGACGTATATCGCTTGTCCTTGGAAGAAGCTGACGAGCTTGGACTGGATGACTATTTCTTCGGAGACGGCGTAACGCTTGTGGAATGGGGCAGCCTGATCGAGGAGCTGCTTCCGGATTCCAGAATTCATTTATATATGGAAGTTGCGGAGTCCGGGGAACGGCAGATTTATATTTACGGGCAGGGAGAGCCGTATAGGGCCTGGTCGGCGGATCTGAAAGAAAATGGGGTATAACAATGGAACAGCATAATCAAAAAGCCCGTCGTTATCTGGTGATGGACACCTCGACGGCTACGCTTTGCACGGCGGTTATGGACGGCGCGCGGGTGCTTGCCGAAAACAATCTGCTGGCCCAGCGCGGCCATGCCGAACTGCTGATGCCTGCGGTACAGCAGGTCCTGCAGGCGTCGGGCACCTCGCAGCGCGAGCTTGCCGGCATTATCGCCGGTGTCGGACCCGGCTCATATACCGGGATCCGGATTGCCGTAGCAGCCGGCAAAAGCCTGGCCTGGGCGCTTGGCATCCCGGTCGTCGGCATCTCCAGCCTGGAGATGCTGGCGCTCGGAGCCTGGGCGCAGGGCGCAGGCCTGACTGCCGGGGATTTGATCCCGGCAGCGGAAGGGCGCGGCGGCGCGGCGGGGTCTGCGCAAGCCGCCGAATGGGTCGTGCCGCTAATGGATGCGCGGCGCGGCCAGGTTTATACGGCGCTGTTTGAAGCAGCGCCGGGCAGTCTCACCCGCCGGCTCGAGCCGGACGGCATCCGCCTGATGGCGGATTGGACGGGCAGCCTGGCGGCCCTTTGGGCCGCGCTGCCGCCGGAAGCGCGGCCGTCCGTGGTGACGTTTGCCGGCGACACGGACAAACATGCCGCAGCTGCGGAAGCGCTGCGGCCCCTGCTCGGCGATGCGCTGCGCATCGCCGGATACGCGCCGGAGGGCGCGTGGGGCGGGCTGCTGGGCGCGGCCCGGCTGCTTCGCGGCGAACGGGACGAGGCTCATCAGCTTCAGCCGAATTATACCCAACTGACGGAAGCCGAAGTGAACAAACTTCAGGGATTGTAGGAGGGATTGAAATGGAGAGCGAAAATAGCCGGACGAATCAGGCATGCAAGGACGAAATTGTTTTTCGCCCCATGTTGATGGAAGATATTCCCGACATCATGATTATTGAACACGAATCCTTTACCTTGCCCTGGTCGAGCGATGCCTTCCGCAACGAGCTGACGCACAATCAGTTCGCCCGTTACCTGGTGATGGAGCGGAACGGAGCCCCCATCGGGTACGCTGGCATGTGGACGGTGCTGGATGAAGCGCATATTACGAATATTGCCGTGAGGACGGCCCATCGCGGCCAGCATCTGGGCGAGCTGCTGCTCCGCCAGCTGATGACTTACGCCTGGGAGCTGGGGATGATCCGGATGACGCTGGAGGTCCGGGTGTCCAACAATGTGGCGCAATCTTTGTATGAGAAGCTGGGTTTCCGGGGCATTGGCATGCGTAAAGGGTATTATTCGGATAACGGGGAAGATGCACTTATTATGTGGTGTGATTTATCGGACAAGATGAAAGCTGAAGGCGGCAGGGAAGGAAGCGAAACCAAGTGGTAGACCCGGAACTGGATATAAATCCTGTACAATCTGAATCTAAATCTGAATCTGCAAATAGATCTGGGGCGGACCTTCGGGGGCAGCCGGCCGCGGCGTCCGGCGATTGTTATATTCTGGCGGTGGAGACAAGCTGCGACGAAACTTCGGCCTCCGTGGTCAAGAACGGCCGCGAGGTGTTAAGCAACATCATCTCCAGCCAGATCGACACGCACCGTGCATTCGGCGGCGTTGTCCCTGAAGTTGCTTCCCGCAAGCATGTGGAAGTGATTACGCTCATTATGGAGGAAGCGCTTGAGAAAGCCGGAATCAAGCCGGACGCCTTGTCGGCTGTAGCCGTTACTCAAGGACCTGGTTTGGTCGGCGCTTTGCTTGTCGGCGTAGTGGCAGCCAAAAGTTTTGCATTTGCGCTGGACAAGCCGCTGATTGCCACGCACCATATCGCGGGGCACATTTACGCCAACCGGCTCGTCCGCGAGCTGCGTTATCCTTGTGTGGCGCTGGTGGTGTCGGGCGGACATACGGAACTGGTGCTCATGGAACGGGAAGGCCATTTCCGGTTGATTGGCCGGACCCGGGATGATGCCGTGGGCGAAGCTTATGACAAGGTTGCCCGGGCGATCGGCTTCCCATATCCGGGAGGCCCCTTCGTGGACAAGGCGGCTTTGGAATCGCCGGCGGCGGCGGACCTGCCCCGCGTCTGGCTGGAGCCGGACTCTTATGATTTCAGCTTCAGCGGCCTGAAGTCGGCGGTGCTGAATCTGGTCAACCGCAGTAAAATGAAAGGCGAAACGCCGGATTATGGCGCGATCGCCCGCGGTTTTCAGGAATCGGTGATCGAGGTGCTTGTGGAAAAAGCGATCCGCGCCGTGCGTTCCACTTCGGCGCAGCAGCTGCTGCTGTGCGGCGGTGTTGCCGCCAACAAAGGGCTGCGCGCCGCGTTGACGGGGCGCTGCGAGCGGGAAGGCGTGGAGCTGATTATTCCGCCCCTCGCCTACTGCACGGATAACGCCGCCATGATCGGCGCGGCGGCTTATCTGAAATGGCAAAGCGGCGAATATGCCGATTTGAGCCTGAAAGCCGAACCCGGCCTGTCGCTGGAAGCGTGGTCGGTGGAATAATTTCTACACTCGCCCGGGCAGCTTGCGGGCGGGTGTTTTCTTTTTTTGCAAATTGACATCCGCCGGTCGGGACAAGCAAAATAAACAACATATAACAACTGCAGCCATACTGCTGCGTAATTCAAAATCAGAAACAGGAGGAGGGGCAGACGATGAAGATCAGGCTGGCGGTTGCAGGGGATGAACCCGGTATAGCGGCTGTGCATGTAGACTCCTGGAGAACAACATACAAGGGTCTTGTGCCTGATTCTTATCTGGATGGTCTTAGTTACGGGCAGCGGACAGAGCTGTGGAAACGGAATTTGGCTTATCCCGGCGTCCGGGTGCTGGTGGCCGAAGACTCTGAAGGACGCATCATCGGCTTTATTTCGGGAGGTCCGGCCCAACCTGATCCTGCAGACAATCAAACCGCAGCGCAAGCTTCCGGGCTTTCTTATGATGCGGAGCTGACGGCTTTTTACCTCCTGGAAGATGCGCAAGGCCAGGGCACAGGCCGGAAGCTGGTCAGCGCGTTGTTCAGGCATTTGGCTCGGGACGGCTTGAAGGCTGCTCATGTTTGGGTGCTTGAAGAGAACAAAGCCAGAACCTTTTACGAGCATCTCGGAGCCGTCGTGACGGAGCGGGAAACCATCGAAATCGGCGGGAAAGCTTTGATGGAGCTGGGACTTGTCTGGAGCGAGCAGGATTTTGCAGTTATTCGGGATACAGGCGGGGCCGCAGAATGAAACAACTTCCACCCCAATCGGAGGAGATAAACCCGCTCAACGGAACAAATCCGGCAGCCAGCTCTTGGCTCTACACTTATGCGTGTCATGAGGATGAGCGGGAGTTGTGCGCACTAGAGCTGCGTTTGCTGCTTGGAGAACACCCGGGCCGGCGTCATGTGGAAAGCCGCTTGCAGGTTGCTCCGGAGCGCAGTCCTTTTCTTCATGAAAGACTGGCAGTCCAGCTCGAGGCCGAAACGCTGGAGGAACTGGAAGAAAAGGTTGGCGTGTTTCCGTTTGATCTGGATGGAGCAACCTTCAAGATTCGTTATCTGGACGCCGATCAGACTGAAACCTATGAGGGCAAAAGAGCGCTTGAACGGCGCATCGGAGCGCGGATTGAAGGCAAAGCCGACATGAAACGTCCGGACCGGCTGTATGGCCTGGCTTACTCTAAAGGGCGCTGGGTGTTCGGTGCCTGTGCGGCCGGGGAGTCTGTCTGGCTGAAACACAGCAGCAAACCCCGGCAGTATTCAACGGCGCTCAGTACAAGGGTAGCGCGGGCCGTCGTCAATATTGCAGCGCCCCGCATAGAGGGGCTGAAGCTTGTTGATCCATGCTGCGGTATCGGCACCGTCTTGATTGAAGCTTTGTCGATGGGGATCGAAGCGGAAGGATTTGACCTCAACCCGCTCGCCGTGAGCGGGGCCCGGGAGAACCTGAAGCACTTCGGCTTTCCGGAGGAGGCCGTTCATCCGGCGGATATGCGGCAGCTGGAAGGGCGATATGACGTATTGATTCTTGATCTGCCTTATAATTTATGTTCGGTTCTGCCGGAGGAGGAGCTGCTGGATATGCTGCGCAGCGCCCGCAGACTGGCGCCGAAAGCGATCATTTTAACTATTGAGGATATTTTGCCGGCATTTGGGAAATCAGGATGGACCCTAAAGGAAGCCTGCAGCATTTATAAGGGCCGCTTCTCAAGACAGCTGCTGATCGCAGAGTAGTTCGAAAAGTGAATCGAATTCTAGACCGGGGAACCCAGCAGGATAGGCGGGTGGGCAGCCGGCCTCTGGGTCATGATAAAGCAAGTGGAGCGACCTGATAAAAGGAGGTATCTCGCATGGAGAAAATGGCGGTTATTTCGGACATCCATGGCAATATGCCTGCTTTGAAGGCAGTGCTAAAGGATATAGAGGAGCGGGGGATTCAGCGGATTTTCTGCCTCGGCGATCTGGTCGGGAAAGGACCGCACGGTGATCTCGCCGTTGATCTGATCAAGGAGAAATGCGAGATCGTCGTATCCGGTAACTGGGATGAATTCATTCGCGAACCGAGTGATATCGACATCGTGACCTGGAATCAGGACAAGCTGGGAACCAGTCGGCTGGCGTATTTGAAGTCTTTGCCCTTTTGCATCGAGTTTATGATGAGCGGCCGGCTTGTCCGGCTGTTTCACGCATCGCCGAGAAGTTTATATGAACGGATTTACCCCTGGGATGAGCAGGGGAAAAGAGAGTCCTTATTTGAGCCGTCCGCAAACTGCCGGGTTCAGAAGCCTGCTGATGTGGCCGGCTACGGCGATATTCATACCGCCTTCCTGCAGCATCTGGAGAATGGCAGAACTTTGTTTAACACCGGCAGTGTGGGCAATTCACTTGATATGGTCCAGGCCTCCTATGTGATCATGGAAGGCGAATACGGCGCGCACGAAGCAGCGCCGTTTGGCCTGCAGTTCGTCCGTGTGCCTTATGATGTGGAGGAAGCGATCCGCGAGGCGGAAGAAAGAGGCATGCCGCAATTGGAGCCTTATGCGATCGAGCTCCGCACCGGACAATATAGGGGGAAATTTAAGGCTTAAAGACCGGCCTGTGAAACAACAAACGGCCAAAAAGAAGAGATGCAGGTCCGGATTTCCGGCCGCATCTCTTTTTGGGTTCTGAATGATTAATTTTTAAGAGTTGAACCTTGGTCAAGGAACCCGTCCATTCGGATTACATCTCCACTGCGCTGCGTGCATCTGCCGGTGAAGTTTTACGGAACATAAAGAAATACAGGAGGGACGCGACGACATACAGGCAGCCGGTAATGCTGAACGTAATCGCATATCCCCAATAGCTGCCGTAGCCGGTTACCAGCCAGGATTGAACCGGTCCCATAGTAGCCCAGCCCAGCATAAAGGCCGTCTGAGTGAGGGAGTTGGCTATGCCCCGCCGGTTGTCGGCGATCCGGTCGATCATGATCGAGGACTGAATCGGGTTCGCTGCATTCATAAGCGCCTGCCGGAACAGGAAGCTTACCGCCGCCACGGCGAACCAATGCGTGAAGCCGGTCAGCAGCAGGAAAGGCAGCGACAGCATTTGAAAGATCACCACCGCTTTGACTTGGCCGACCTTCCTCGCCAGCGTAGGACCGATCAGCATGGACACAATGGTCATCACTTGGCCGAGTGAAATCAGAATGCCCATCAGCGACAGCGAAGCCGAGAAGCGGTTCGTAAAATAAAGGTTCAGGTAAGGAACAACCAGACCGGAACCGAAGCCGATCAGCAGCTGGGCCGCCACAAACTTGCCGATCGTTTTGAATTCGCCTGTTGTTTGGCTTTCTTCAGCCCTCTTAGCGCTGCTGGAGCCTGAGCCGTTCTCCGCAGCAACGGTCGAACTGGGATCCTTTGCGTCCTGGTCTGCAAGAGCTTGTCCTTTAGAAGAGCGCTCGCGTACAAACAGCATGGGGATAAAAGCGGCGAAGGTTGCGCTGCCGCCCAAAGCAAGCACGGTCTGCAGACTCGCCAGCGTGCTGAAGCCTGCGGCCTGAAGGCCGTCCGCCAGCAGTCCGCCGCCCATGCTGCCGATTACTTGGGAGGCAAGGACCAGCGAAGAGAAATAACTGAACATGCGCAGGCGGTCCTTTGGTTTTACGTTCTCAGCCAGAAACGGAATGGACAACACCTGGAAAAAAGAAGCGAACAAGCCGGTGAACACGGCCAGACCGATCAAGCCGGCTTCGCCGGAGATGAAGGAGCGGAGCAGGAAAGCGGCGCCGCTGAACATTGCGCCGATAATCAGGATCTTCTTGCGGCTGGCCCGGTCGCCCCAAAGGCCGATCGGAACGAACAGGAAGGCGGTGGCCAGCGATTGAATGCTGACAACCCTGCCGTTCATCGCATCGTTGTAGCCAAGCTCTTGTATGTATAAATTATAGAGGACACCAAACATGCCGGTGCCGATTTGATATAAAATATTGGCAAGGAAAAACAATTTGATATTGCCGGACCATCTATTCAGTTCCCATCTGGCTGTTTGAATAAAACCCATTCAGGTACGCACCTCCGGTTGTTAGCAGCTTTATTATTCTAACATGGTAAAGCCTGCGGAAGGAACGATATTTTAATATAGAGGGGGATCCATCCATTCATGGAAGACAAGAAGCTTGAAACCGCGACCTTCGCGGGAGGCTGTTTCTGGTGTATGGTCAAGCCGTTTGATCAGCTGCCGGGCATTATTTCGATTGTATCGGGATATACGGGCGGACATACGGACAACCCGACCTATGAAGAGGTGGGGATGGAGACAACCGGTCATGCAGAAGCTGTGCAAATCGTCTTTAATCCCGAGATCTTCCCGTATGAGCGGCTGCTGGACATCTATTGGCAGCTCATTGATCCTACGGATAGCGGCGGTCAATTCATGGACCGGGGCGCCTCTTATCGGACGGCGATTTTTACGCATAACGAAGACCAGCGCTTGAAAGCCGAGGCGTCCAAGCAGGCGTTGGAGGCCAGTGGACGTTTTAAAGGGAAGATTGTTACCGAAATCGTGCCGGCGGGTCCTTTTTACCGGGCTGAGGAGGTCCATCAGAATTACCACAATACGCACCGGAACGATTACAATCTGTATTACGAGGCTTCCGGGCGGGAGGCCTTTACCGAGAAACACTGGCGCAGTGCCAAGGATCTGGAGCGGCTGCGCAGGCAGCTGACTCCCCTTCAATTTGAAGTGACCCAGCATGGGGCCAGCGAACCAGCTTATGACAATGCCTTCTGGAACAACACTCGGGAAGGTTTATATGTCGATGTCATCAACGGGGATCCGTTATTTAGTTCCATGGATCAATTTGATGCGGGGACGGGGCGGCCAAACTTCAGCCAGCCGCTGAACGAAGGGCTGATCCGCAAAGAAGCCGATTACAGCGGCGGCCAGGTGAAGGTTGTGCTGAAGAGCCGGTTATCCGGTGCCCGCCTGGGTTATTGGGGACGCAGCGAGGTTTCGCCAACCGGCTTTCAGTTTGAGGTAAACTCAGCTGCGCTGCGGTTTATTCCGAAAGAAGATCTGGAAGAAGCCGGTTACGGGGCGTATGCCTCGCTTTTTCCCAAAGGCTGATCTTGTTCACCTGAACCAGATTGATATAAAGCGATACCGATGTAAGAAGTAAGGGCTGCCGGTTAACGCGCCTGCTCAAAATGTATGGAAATAAGCTCGTCATTGGAGGGATCAAACCGGACATATACGTAAACACCAAATTCGCCCTTTTTTCTTCAGCCACAGCTTGAATCTTTCTTCACTGACCGTAGGTGAAACGGAGTACCTTCCGATGTGGAGATAGTCGATTACAGAAGCCTCGTATTTGGTTTGTGCCTGTTTGACAGCCAGCTGCCCCCATTTGGCATAAGCCGGATCATCGAAGTGAAGGGTAGAGGCGGCAATCGCAGCGGGTGTGAACAGATGAACGAACAAGGTCAGGACCGAATGCCAGATCATGACGGGCAAAGACATCATTTTCAGTAATTCCCCTTTACCAATTGTCTTTTATTCCAACTATTAATGGTTCTGCTCCTAGGATGCCGTTACAGCGGAAGGGTTATACCGATACTTTCATGCACGGCAAAAAAACCCGGCGTCATGTGACACCGGGTATTCTCCCAATAGCTTCTGTTGCTCCTATTGCTTCTGTTGCTTAACCGGCTGGCCAGCAGGACCTGGTTTTACGTTTATTAGCTGCGTTCAAGCTGCTCCATGCCGGTGAAATCCTCGATGATCTTCTCGGGGCCTTGGACGATTTCCTTATCCCAGCCAAGCATTCCGCCTTCATAATTGTGAATATGAGCGAAGCCGAGCTCCTGGAAATAACGGGCCACATTCAGGCTGCGCTGTCCGCTCCGGCAGATGAAGACGTATTCCCGTTCTTTATCCATATCGTCCGCATATTCGGCAATTTCGCCCATTGGAATCAGCGGCACGGTTGGGATATGTCCAGCTTCATATTCAAAGGGCTCCCTGACGTCTATAACGATTGTTCCGCGTTCTTTATCCTCCAAAATCTGCTGCAGCTCATCCGCATCAATATGGGAAACTCCGTACATCATTTTGCTCATCTTAAACTCTCTCCTTATTCGTCGTATCGTATAGGTAGTTGAATCTGCGTTTTCGACTCTTGTCAAGGTGTGGACAAAATTATCCACATTCCAACACGCTTCTGTGTGTAAACAAAATGAAAGCATACCCCGCAAGGGTTTGTTTGAAACAGGGAAAAGGGCCTTTTTCCCTACACTTTTATTGTGAAAACTGTGGATAATGTGCATAACTTGGTGGATAAAATCCCCTCTTTATTAAAAAAGCCTGGTACAAGCGGTTTTTTTAGCCTAACTCGCTTGGATTTTTGTTCAATTAATCACCGTTTCTGGGGATAACCATGTGCATAAGTTAAATGTCATATTTTTGAATGATTTCGTACTTTTTTGCCCCATTCCTCCGCAGGTTGTCACGCTTCGGCAAGCTGCTCCCATTCGGCATAAGCTTCGGCCAGTTCGGCTTTATGTTTGTCGATTGTGGCCTGTCTCTCCTGAACGGCCATATAGTCCTGATAGACCTCAGGCAACGTCAGTTCATTTTCAAGCGTTTCGATCTCTTCCTCCAGCTTGGCAATGGAGGTTTCAAGCTGCTCCATGCGTCGCTGGCGGCTGCGTTCTTCCCG includes the following:
- a CDS encoding TRM11 family SAM-dependent methyltransferase; the encoded protein is MKQLPPQSEEINPLNGTNPAASSWLYTYACHEDERELCALELRLLLGEHPGRRHVESRLQVAPERSPFLHERLAVQLEAETLEELEEKVGVFPFDLDGATFKIRYLDADQTETYEGKRALERRIGARIEGKADMKRPDRLYGLAYSKGRWVFGACAAGESVWLKHSSKPRQYSTALSTRVARAVVNIAAPRIEGLKLVDPCCGIGTVLIEALSMGIEAEGFDLNPLAVSGARENLKHFGFPEEAVHPADMRQLEGRYDVLILDLPYNLCSVLPEEELLDMLRSARRLAPKAIILTIEDILPAFGKSGWTLKEACSIYKGRFSRQLLIAE
- a CDS encoding rhodanese-like domain-containing protein is translated as MSKMMYGVSHIDADELQQILEDKERGTIVIDVREPFEYEAGHIPTVPLIPMGEIAEYADDMDKEREYVFICRSGQRSLNVARYFQELGFAHIHNYEGGMLGWDKEIVQGPEKIIEDFTGMEQLERS
- the rimI gene encoding ribosomal protein S18-alanine N-acetyltransferase, whose product is MESENSRTNQACKDEIVFRPMLMEDIPDIMIIEHESFTLPWSSDAFRNELTHNQFARYLVMERNGAPIGYAGMWTVLDEAHITNIAVRTAHRGQHLGELLLRQLMTYAWELGMIRMTLEVRVSNNVAQSLYEKLGFRGIGMRKGYYSDNGEDALIMWCDLSDKMKAEGGREGSETKW
- a CDS encoding MFS transporter — protein: MGFIQTARWELNRWSGNIKLFFLANILYQIGTGMFGVLYNLYIQELGYNDAMNGRVVSIQSLATAFLFVPIGLWGDRASRKKILIIGAMFSGAAFLLRSFISGEAGLIGLAVFTGLFASFFQVLSIPFLAENVKPKDRLRMFSYFSSLVLASQVIGSMGGGLLADGLQAAGFSTLASLQTVLALGGSATFAAFIPMLFVRERSSKGQALADQDAKDPSSTVAAENGSGSSSAKRAEESQTTGEFKTIGKFVAAQLLIGFGSGLVVPYLNLYFTNRFSASLSLMGILISLGQVMTIVSMLIGPTLARKVGQVKAVVIFQMLSLPFLLLTGFTHWFAVAAVSFLFRQALMNAANPIQSSIMIDRIADNRRGIANSLTQTAFMLGWATMGPVQSWLVTGYGSYWGYAITFSITGCLYVVASLLYFFMFRKTSPADARSAVEM
- the tsaD gene encoding tRNA (adenosine(37)-N6)-threonylcarbamoyltransferase complex transferase subunit TsaD, producing the protein MLAVETSCDETSASVVKNGREVLSNIISSQIDTHRAFGGVVPEVASRKHVEVITLIMEEALEKAGIKPDALSAVAVTQGPGLVGALLVGVVAAKSFAFALDKPLIATHHIAGHIYANRLVRELRYPCVALVVSGGHTELVLMEREGHFRLIGRTRDDAVGEAYDKVARAIGFPYPGGPFVDKAALESPAAADLPRVWLEPDSYDFSFSGLKSAVLNLVNRSKMKGETPDYGAIARGFQESVIEVLVEKAIRAVRSTSAQQLLLCGGVAANKGLRAALTGRCEREGVELIIPPLAYCTDNAAMIGAAAYLKWQSGEYADLSLKAEPGLSLEAWSVE
- a CDS encoding GNAT family N-acetyltransferase, yielding MKIRLAVAGDEPGIAAVHVDSWRTTYKGLVPDSYLDGLSYGQRTELWKRNLAYPGVRVLVAEDSEGRIIGFISGGPAQPDPADNQTAAQASGLSYDAELTAFYLLEDAQGQGTGRKLVSALFRHLARDGLKAAHVWVLEENKARTFYEHLGAVVTERETIEIGGKALMELGLVWSEQDFAVIRDTGGAAE
- a CDS encoding DUF3889 domain-containing protein, which gives rise to MMSLPVMIWHSVLTLFVHLFTPAAIAASTLHFDDPAYAKWGQLAVKQAQTKYEASVIDYLHIGRYSVSPTVSEERFKLWLKKKGRIWCLRICPV
- the tsaE gene encoding tRNA (adenosine(37)-N6)-threonylcarbamoyltransferase complex ATPase subunit type 1 TsaE, encoding MNKTSAQLVYRAGRLEDTQRLAARLAGLAAPGTVIVLDGDLGAGKTAFSQAFAKALAVKEQVNSPTFTIIKEYAGRLPFYHMDVYRLSLEEADELGLDDYFFGDGVTLVEWGSLIEELLPDSRIHLYMEVAESGERQIYIYGQGEPYRAWSADLKENGV
- a CDS encoding metallophosphoesterase family protein, giving the protein MEKMAVISDIHGNMPALKAVLKDIEERGIQRIFCLGDLVGKGPHGDLAVDLIKEKCEIVVSGNWDEFIREPSDIDIVTWNQDKLGTSRLAYLKSLPFCIEFMMSGRLVRLFHASPRSLYERIYPWDEQGKRESLFEPSANCRVQKPADVAGYGDIHTAFLQHLENGRTLFNTGSVGNSLDMVQASYVIMEGEYGAHEAAPFGLQFVRVPYDVEEAIREAEERGMPQLEPYAIELRTGQYRGKFKA
- the msrA gene encoding peptide-methionine (S)-S-oxide reductase MsrA, whose translation is MEDKKLETATFAGGCFWCMVKPFDQLPGIISIVSGYTGGHTDNPTYEEVGMETTGHAEAVQIVFNPEIFPYERLLDIYWQLIDPTDSGGQFMDRGASYRTAIFTHNEDQRLKAEASKQALEASGRFKGKIVTEIVPAGPFYRAEEVHQNYHNTHRNDYNLYYEASGREAFTEKHWRSAKDLERLRRQLTPLQFEVTQHGASEPAYDNAFWNNTREGLYVDVINGDPLFSSMDQFDAGTGRPNFSQPLNEGLIRKEADYSGGQVKVVLKSRLSGARLGYWGRSEVSPTGFQFEVNSAALRFIPKEDLEEAGYGAYASLFPKG
- the tsaB gene encoding tRNA (adenosine(37)-N6)-threonylcarbamoyltransferase complex dimerization subunit type 1 TsaB; its protein translation is MEQHNQKARRYLVMDTSTATLCTAVMDGARVLAENNLLAQRGHAELLMPAVQQVLQASGTSQRELAGIIAGVGPGSYTGIRIAVAAGKSLAWALGIPVVGISSLEMLALGAWAQGAGLTAGDLIPAAEGRGGAAGSAQAAEWVVPLMDARRGQVYTALFEAAPGSLTRRLEPDGIRLMADWTGSLAALWAALPPEARPSVVTFAGDTDKHAAAAEALRPLLGDALRIAGYAPEGAWGGLLGAARLLRGERDEAHQLQPNYTQLTEAEVNKLQGL